The genomic region aacatgtcaacaacaacattacatcaacatgtcaacaacaacaacaacacatcaacatgtcaacaacaacattacatcaacatgtcaacaacaacacatcaacatgtcaacaacaacattacatcaacatgtcaacaacaacattacatcaacaacaacattacatcaacatgtcaacaacattacatcaacatgtcaacaacaacattacatcaacatgtcaacaacattacatcaacatgtcaacaacattacatcaacatgtcaacaacaacattatatcaacatgtcaacaacaacacatcaacatgtcaacaacaacattacatcaacatgtcaacaacaacattacatcaacatgtcaacaacacatcaacatgtcaacaacaacattacatcaacatgtcaacaacaacattacatcaacatgtcaacaatattacatcaacatgtcaacaacaacacatcaacatgtcaacaacaacattacatcaacatgtcaacaacattacatcaacatgtcaacaacaacattacatcaacatgtcaacaacattacatcaacatgtcaacaacaacacatcaacatgtcagcaacaacacatcaacatgtcaacaacaacattacatcaacatgtcaacaacaacacatcaacatgtcaacaacaacattacatcaacatgtcaacaacattacatcaacatgtcaacaacaacattacatcaacatgtcaacaacattacatcaacatgtcaacaacattacatcaacatgtcaacaacaacattacatcaacatgtcaacaacaacacatcaacatgtcaacaacaacattacatcaacatgtcaacaacaacattacatcaacatgtcaacaacaacacatcaacatgtcaacaacaacattacatcaacatgtcaacaacaacattacatcaacatgtcaacaacattacatcaacatgtcaacaacaacacatcaacatgtcaacaacaacacatcaacatgtcaacaacattacatcaacatgtcaacaacattacatcaacatgtcaacaacaacattacatcaacatgtcaacaacaacattacatcaacatgtcaacaacaacattacatcaacatgtcaacaacaacattacatcaacatgtcaacaacaacattacatcaacatgtcattacatcaacatgtattacatcaacatgtcaacaacaacattacatcaacatgtcaacaacattacatcaacatgtcaacaacaacattacatcaacatgtcaacaacaacattacatcaacatgtcaacaacaacacatcaacatgtcaacaacaacacatcaacatgtcaacaacaacacatcaacatgtcaacaacaacattacatcaacatgtcaacaacaacacatcaacatgtcaacaacaacattacatcaacatgtcaacaacaacattacatcaacatgtcaacaacaacacatcaacatgtcaacaacaacattacatcaacatgtcaacaacaacattacatcaacatgtcaacaacaacattacatcaacatgtcaacaacaacattacatcaacatgtcaacaacaacaacacatcaacatgtcaacaacaacacatcaacatgtcaacaacaacacatcaacatgtcaacaacaacacatcaacatgtcaacaacaatattacatcaacatatcaacaacaacattacatcaacatgtcaacaacaacattacatcaacatgtcaacaacattacatcaacatgtcaacaacaacattacatcaacatgtcaacaacaacacatcaacatgtcaacaacaacattacatcaacatgtcaacaacaacattacatcaacatgtcaacaacaacacatcaacatgtcaacaacattacatcaacatgtcaacaacaacacatcaacatgtcaacaacaacattacatcaacatgtcaacaatattacatcaacatgtcaacaacaacattacatcaacatgtcaacaacaacattacatcaacatgtcaacaacaacattacatcaacatgtcaacaacattacatcaacatgtcaacaacaacacatcaacatgtcaacaacaacacatcaacatgtcaacaacaacattacatcaacatgtcaacaacaacacatcaacatgtcaacaacaacattacatcaacatgtcaacaacaacacatcaacatgtcaacaacaacacatcaacatgtcaacaacattacatcaacatgtcaacaacacatcaacatgtcaacaacaacattatatcaacatgtcaacaacaacacatcaacatgtcaacaacaacattacatcaacatgtcaacaacacatcaacatgtcaacaacaacattacatcaacatgtcaacaacaacattacatcaacatgtcaacaatattacatcaacatgtcaacaacaacacatcaacatgtcaacaacaacattacatcaacatgtcaacaacattacatcaacatgtcaacaacaacattacatcaacatgtcaacaacattacatcaacatgtcaacaacaacacatcaacatgtcagcaacaacacatcaacatgtcaacaacaacattacatcaacatgtcaacaacaacacatcaacatgtcaacaacaacattacatcaacatgtcaacaacaacacatcaacatgtcaacaacattacatcaacatgtcaacaacaaacacatcaacatgtcaacaacaacattatatcaacatgtcaacaacaacacatcaacatgtcaacaacaacattacatcaacatgtcaacaacaacatta from Oncorhynchus keta strain PuntledgeMale-10-30-2019 chromosome 18, Oket_V2, whole genome shotgun sequence harbors:
- the LOC127908939 gene encoding putative uncharacterized protein DDB_G0286901 isoform X1: MSTTLHQHVNNNITSTCQQQHYINMSTTTHQHVNNNTSTCQQQHINMSTTTLHQHVNNNTSTCQQQHYINMSTTTLHQHVNNNTSTCQQQHYINMSTTTLHQHVNNNITSTCQQQHYINMSTTTTHQHVNNNTSTCQQQHINMSTTTHQHVNNNITSTYQQQHYINMSTTTLHQHVNNITSTCQQQHYINMSTTTHQHVNNNITSTCQQQHYINMSTTTHQHVNNITSTCQQQHINMSTTTLHQHVNNITSTCQQQHYINMSTTTLHQHVNNNITSTCQQHYINMSTTTHQHVNNNTSTCQQQHYINMSTTTHQHVNNNITSTCQQQHINMSTTTHQHVNNITSTCQQHINMSTTTLYQHVNNNTSTCQQQHYINMSTTHQHVNNNITSTCQQQHYINMSTILHQHVNNNTSTCQQQHYINMSTTLHQHVNNNITSTCQQHYINMSTTTHQHVSNNTSTCQQQHYINMSTTTHQHVNNNITSTCQQQHINMSTTLHQHVNNKHINMSTTTLYQHVNNNTSTCQQQHYINMSTTTLHQHVNNNITSTCQQHYINMSTTTHQHVNNNITSTCQQQHYINMSTTTLHQHVNNNTSTCQQQHYINMSTTLHQHVNNNTSTCQQQHYINMSTTTLHQHVNNITSTCQQQHYINMSTTLHQHVNNNIISTCQQQHINMSTTTLHQHVNNTSTCQQQYYINMSTTTLHQHVNNNITSTCQQQHYINMSTTTHQHVNNNITSTCQQHYINMSTTTLHQHVNNNITSTCQQQHYINMSTTTLHQHVNNITSTCQQQHYINMSTTLHQHVNNNTSTCQQQHYINMSTTTLHQHVNNITSTCQQQHYINMSTTTLHQHVNNITSTCQQQHINMSTTTLHQHVNNNTSTCQQQHYIMVY